The Streptococcus sp. VT 162 genome has a window encoding:
- a CDS encoding riboflavin biosynthesis protein RibF: MITTVPIKNEKDIAVPGKTVLVLGYFDGIHKGHQKLFEVASKASMKDYLPVVVMTFTESPKLALQPYQPELMLHIVNHEEREHKMKWHGVEALFLLDFSSKFASLTGQEFFDTYVRALKPAIIVAGFDYTFGSDKKTADDLKDYFDGEIIIVPPVEDEKGKISSTRIRQAILDGDVKEVNHLLGTPLPSRGMVVHGNARGRTIGYPTANLVLRDRTYMPADGVYVVDIEVQRQRYRGMASVGKNVTFDGEEPRFEVNIFDFSDDIYGETVMVYWLDRVRDMVKFDSIEELVDQLQKDEEIARNWKNGE; the protein is encoded by the coding sequence ATGATTACAACAGTACCTATTAAGAACGAAAAAGATATTGCAGTACCAGGGAAAACAGTCCTTGTACTAGGTTATTTTGATGGCATCCACAAGGGACATCAGAAACTTTTTGAAGTGGCCAGTAAGGCTTCTATGAAGGATTATCTGCCGGTTGTCGTAATGACCTTTACAGAGTCGCCAAAACTTGCCTTGCAACCTTACCAACCTGAGCTTATGCTCCATATCGTCAATCACGAGGAACGAGAGCACAAGATGAAATGGCATGGGGTAGAGGCTCTTTTCTTACTTGACTTTAGTAGCAAATTTGCTAGTTTAACGGGTCAAGAATTCTTTGATACCTATGTTCGAGCTTTAAAACCAGCTATTATTGTAGCAGGATTTGACTATACTTTTGGCTCTGATAAGAAAACTGCGGATGACCTGAAGGATTATTTTGATGGAGAGATCATCATTGTTCCTCCGGTCGAAGACGAAAAGGGAAAGATTAGTTCTACACGGATTCGTCAGGCAATTCTTGATGGAGATGTAAAGGAAGTCAATCATCTGCTCGGCACTCCGCTCCCATCTCGTGGAATGGTCGTTCATGGAAATGCACGAGGGCGTACTATTGGTTATCCAACAGCCAATCTGGTCCTAAGAGATCGAACCTATATGCCAGCGGACGGTGTTTATGTAGTCGATATAGAAGTACAACGTCAGAGATATCGTGGAATGGCAAGTGTTGGGAAAAATGTTACTTTTGATGGAGAAGAGCCACGTTTTGAAGTCAACATTTTTGACTTTTCAGATGATATTTACGGTGAGACCGTCATGGTCTACTGGCTAGATCGTGTCCGTGATATGGTCAAATTTGACTCCATCGAAGAGCTCGTAGACCAACTCCAGAAAGACGAAGAGATTGCTCGAAACTGGAAGAATGGAGAATAG
- a CDS encoding DNA methyltransferase translates to MITGELKNKIDQLWEMLWTEGNANPLTNIEQLTYLLFMKDLDSVELGRESDAEFLGISYEGIFPKDKPEYRWSTFKNIGDAQEVYRLMTQEIFPFIKNLKGDTDDTAFSRYMREAIFQINKPATLQKVISILDEFPTRGSDIDFDSDTQGVNDIGDIYEYLLSKLSTAGKNGQFRTPRHIIDMMVELMQPTIKDIISDPAMGSAGFLVSASRYLKRKKDEWETNPDNINHFHNNMFHGNDTDTTMLRLGAMNMMLHGVENPQISYLDSLSQDNEEADKYTLVLANPPFKGSLDYDSTSNDLLATVKTKKTELLFLALFLRTLKPGGRAAVIVPDGVLFGSSKAHKGIRQEIVENHKLDAVISMPSGVFKPYAGVSTAILIFTKTGNGGTDKVWFYDMKADGLSLDDKRQPISDNDIPDIIQRFHQLDNDAERKRTDQSFFVPVDEIKDNDYDLSINKYKEIEYEKVEYEPTEVILKKINDLEKEIQAGLAELEELLK, encoded by the coding sequence ATGATTACAGGCGAATTAAAAAATAAAATTGATCAGCTGTGGGAAATGCTGTGGACTGAAGGAAATGCAAATCCTCTAACAAATATTGAACAATTGACTTATCTTCTGTTTATGAAGGATTTGGATAGTGTCGAACTTGGACGCGAAAGCGATGCTGAGTTTCTAGGGATTTCTTATGAGGGAATTTTTCCAAAAGACAAACCTGAATACCGTTGGTCAACCTTTAAAAATATAGGAGATGCTCAGGAAGTTTATCGATTAATGACTCAGGAGATTTTTCCATTTATTAAGAATCTTAAGGGTGATACTGACGATACAGCTTTTTCACGTTATATGCGAGAAGCTATCTTTCAAATTAATAAACCAGCTACATTGCAAAAGGTTATTTCTATATTAGACGAATTTCCAACTAGAGGTTCAGATATAGATTTTGATAGTGACACACAGGGAGTGAATGATATTGGAGACATCTATGAATATCTACTATCAAAATTGTCAACAGCAGGTAAAAATGGACAGTTTCGTACGCCTCGTCACATCATCGATATGATGGTTGAGTTGATGCAACCAACTATCAAAGATATCATCTCAGATCCTGCTATGGGGTCTGCTGGTTTCTTAGTCTCTGCTAGCCGTTACTTAAAGCGTAAGAAAGATGAATGGGAAACCAATCCAGATAATATCAACCATTTTCATAACAATATGTTTCATGGAAATGATACGGATACAACTATGCTGAGACTTGGTGCAATGAACATGATGCTGCATGGAGTGGAAAATCCCCAAATTAGTTATCTTGACTCACTATCTCAAGATAATGAAGAAGCAGATAAGTACACTTTGGTTTTAGCAAATCCTCCATTTAAGGGATCACTTGACTACGATTCAACTTCAAATGATCTTCTTGCGACTGTAAAAACAAAAAAAACAGAATTACTTTTCCTTGCTCTTTTCTTGCGTACATTGAAACCAGGGGGACGTGCAGCGGTTATCGTACCTGACGGTGTCCTCTTTGGTTCTTCTAAAGCCCATAAAGGAATTCGTCAGGAAATTGTTGAGAATCATAAATTAGATGCTGTAATATCAATGCCAAGTGGCGTTTTCAAACCTTATGCTGGAGTTTCAACTGCCATTCTCATCTTTACAAAAACTGGAAATGGTGGAACGGATAAGGTCTGGTTTTACGATATGAAAGCAGATGGTTTAAGTTTGGATGATAAACGACAACCGATCAGTGATAATGATATTCCAGATATTATTCAACGTTTCCATCAACTTGACAACGATGCAGAACGTAAGAGAACAGACCAGTCTTTCTTTGTTCCAGTCGATGAGATAAAGGATAATGATTATGATTTATCGATCAATAAATACAAAGAAATCGAGTATGAAAAAGTTGAGTATGAACCAACAGAAGTCATCTTAAAGAAAATTAATGATCTAGAAAAAGAAATTCAAGCAGGCTTAGCAGAGTTAGAAGAATTACTCAAGTAG
- a CDS encoding AbrB family transcriptional regulator gives MAVKTRKQGNSITITIPSEFNIPSGVKYEAKLLPSGEIIFTPEELDHQVSYVSDDAFNLKLDTIFDEYDDVFKALVEK, from the coding sequence ATGGCAGTAAAAACAAGAAAGCAAGGAAATTCAATCACCATTACGATTCCAAGCGAGTTCAATATTCCAAGTGGTGTTAAATACGAAGCGAAATTGTTACCAAGTGGTGAAATTATCTTTACCCCTGAAGAATTGGATCATCAAGTTTCTTATGTATCTGATGATGCCTTTAACTTGAAATTGGATACAATTTTTGATGAATACGACGATGTTTTCAAAGCTTTGGTGGAAAAATGA
- a CDS encoding prophage maintenance system killer protein (DOC: death-on-curing), with amino-acid sequence MTVYLTEKQIEKINALVIQRYSPNEQIKTVSPSALNMIVNLPEQFVFGKPLYPTIFDKATILFVQLIKKHVFANANKRTAFYVLVKFLNLNGYHFSVSVEEAVDMCVTMAVEALTDEKMISYSKWVSEHSIREKIS; translated from the coding sequence ATGACAGTCTATTTAACAGAAAAGCAAATTGAAAAAATCAATGCTTTAGTAATTCAACGGTATTCTCCAAATGAGCAAATTAAAACAGTTAGTCCTTCAGCGTTAAATATGATTGTGAACTTACCAGAACAATTTGTTTTTGGCAAACCTCTTTATCCAACAATTTTTGATAAAGCAACAATATTATTTGTCCAATTGATAAAGAAGCATGTTTTTGCCAATGCCAATAAACGGACAGCGTTTTATGTTTTGGTGAAATTTTTAAACTTAAATGGTTATCACTTTTCTGTTTCTGTGGAAGAAGCGGTTGATATGTGTGTGACTATGGCGGTAGAAGCTTTAACTGATGAAAAAATGATAAGCTACTCTAAATGGGTTTCTGAACATTCTATCAGAGAAAAAATAAGCTAG
- a CDS encoding integrase, which translates to MESKVTIIIQEMLPFLNNEQLLALRESLERHLVDGKKKQKHSNNNLLQLFITAKQVEGCSAKTIRYYQRTIENLFHHIKGSVTQLTTDDLRSYLANYQSKKDCSKANLDNIRRILSSFFAWLEQEEYIIKNPIRRIKKIKTEQTVKETYTDEHLEIMRDNCENLRDLAMIDLLASTGMRVGELVQLNRSDIDFENRECVVFGKGKKERPVYFDARTKIHLRNYLNDRKDNHSALFVTLVGKAQRLGIAGVEIRLRKLGQKLGIQKVHPHKFRRTLATKAIDKGMPIEQVQKLLGHSKIDTTLAYAMVNQSNVKHSHQKFIS; encoded by the coding sequence ATGGAATCAAAAGTTACAATTATCATACAAGAAATGTTACCCTTTTTAAACAATGAACAATTACTAGCATTGCGAGAGAGTTTAGAGCGCCATCTAGTGGATGGAAAAAAGAAGCAGAAGCATTCTAATAATAATCTGTTGCAATTATTCATCACTGCTAAGCAGGTAGAGGGCTGTAGCGCAAAAACAATACGTTATTACCAGAGAACAATTGAAAATTTGTTTCATCATATTAAGGGGTCTGTGACACAACTGACAACCGATGATTTGAGAAGTTATCTAGCAAATTATCAGTCTAAAAAGGATTGTAGTAAGGCGAATTTGGACAATATTCGGCGTATATTGTCCTCTTTTTTTGCTTGGCTTGAGCAAGAGGAATATATCATCAAAAATCCTATTCGAAGGATTAAAAAAATTAAGACAGAACAAACTGTGAAAGAAACTTATACGGATGAACATCTGGAAATTATGCGGGATAATTGTGAAAATTTAAGAGATTTGGCAATGATAGATCTACTAGCATCAACAGGTATGCGTGTAGGTGAACTTGTCCAGTTGAATCGTTCTGATATTGATTTTGAAAATCGTGAATGTGTTGTATTTGGGAAAGGTAAAAAGGAGAGACCAGTATATTTTGATGCTCGTACGAAAATTCATTTGAGAAACTATCTCAATGATAGAAAAGATAACCATTCTGCTCTTTTTGTAACGTTAGTTGGGAAAGCTCAGAGACTTGGAATTGCTGGTGTTGAGATTCGTTTAAGAAAGTTAGGTCAAAAGCTTGGAATTCAAAAGGTTCATCCACATAAATTCAGAAGAACTTTAGCGACAAAGGCTATTGATAAAGGAATGCCTATTGAACAAGTCCAAAAACTGCTAGGTCACAGCAAAATTGATACAACCCTTGCCTATGCCATGGTTAATCAAAGCAATGTTAAACACTCACACCAAAAATTCATCTCTTAA
- a CDS encoding DEAD/DEAH box helicase, protein MGNFSFLLKNAEYESFSKPCIEAENMIATSTVATAFMARRALEQAVHWIYSHDSYLEAPYRATLSSLVWDDDFREIVDPELHRQIVLLIRWGNHAAHGGEIKEREAILALHHLYQFVNFIDYCYSNEFVERYFDEKLLPLSENIKFRETPQSMAKFQNSLPNLPDFDEQMASQSLAIQETYTEKRETAALRQDVSFHIDQLSEAETRKLFIDIDLRLAGWIFEENCRVEVDVHGLKHGKGTGYCDYVLYGKNGKVLAIVEAKKAAVNPEVGEVQVKEYAEALEKQIGYRPICFITNGLKHYILDGVNRRKIAGFYSQEELQLLMDRRHLQKPLEDISSKIRDDISGRHYQKHAITSVCEAFSNNRRQALLVMATGSGKTRTAVSLVDILSRHNWVKNVLFLADRTSLVKQAYDSFRKLLPDLSVCNFLEDKDSARSSRMVFSTYPTMIGAISDQEEVNQRPFTVGHFDLIIIDESHRSIYQKYKSIFDYFDARIVGLTATPRQDLDKNTYGFFNLENGVPTYAYDLEEAVKDGYLVAYHSIETKLKLPTDGLHYDDLSQDEKEYFDSQFEDGSSEKDIDPEDFNTSIFNRKTVKIVLDELMTRGIQTASGDEIGKTIIFAKNHRHAEYIRDIFNERYPEKGSDYAQVIDYSIKHYQTLIDNFKIKEKYPQIAISVDMLDTGIDVPEVVNLIFFKKVRSKTKFWQMIGRGTRLCKDLFGPEQDKENFLVFDYGDNFEYFKADPREGDGRHIVSLTQRLFNIKVDLIRELQGLHYQDNQFAREYRQQLVSELHERMVSLNELDFRVRMVLDTVYTYRKLENWQNLTTVTSETIQKDLSPLLFEENKEDEMARRFDLWLFQIQLGQLLAKPATVHISQVMKTAKALARVGNIPQVFAQAEIIRKVQEPEFWEEVSLSELEKIRLALRDLLQFLDKPERTVYYVNFDDHILSTVHDTKPYLQVNDLRSYNEKVEHYLKTHLDDEAISKLYHNEKLTSQDLLALETLLWEKLGSKSDYQQHYENKAIPRLVREIIGLDREAANQVFSKFLSDESLNAKQISFVKLIVDYIVENGCLETKVLTQEPFKSYGSVQLLFQHQLPILRNIVQTIELINDRAGEAA, encoded by the coding sequence ATGGGAAATTTTAGCTTTCTTTTAAAAAATGCAGAGTACGAGTCATTTTCAAAGCCTTGTATAGAAGCTGAAAATATGATTGCGACATCTACTGTGGCTACTGCTTTTATGGCGCGTCGTGCTTTGGAGCAGGCTGTTCATTGGATATATAGTCACGATTCATATTTAGAAGCACCCTATCGTGCTACCTTATCTTCTTTGGTGTGGGATGATGATTTTAGAGAGATTGTGGATCCTGAGCTCCATAGGCAGATTGTTCTTTTAATTCGATGGGGAAATCATGCTGCACATGGTGGAGAAATTAAGGAACGAGAAGCGATTTTGGCTTTGCATCATTTGTATCAGTTTGTCAATTTTATTGATTACTGCTACAGTAATGAGTTTGTGGAGCGTTATTTCGATGAGAAGTTATTGCCACTTTCAGAAAACATCAAGTTTCGAGAAACACCACAATCTATGGCGAAATTCCAAAATAGTTTGCCAAATCTTCCTGATTTCGATGAACAGATGGCTAGTCAGTCCCTAGCAATTCAAGAGACTTATACTGAAAAACGTGAAACAGCAGCTCTACGGCAAGATGTATCTTTCCATATCGATCAACTATCTGAAGCAGAGACAAGAAAACTCTTTATTGATATTGATCTTCGTTTAGCGGGTTGGATATTTGAAGAAAACTGTCGTGTTGAGGTAGATGTTCATGGTTTGAAGCATGGGAAAGGAACTGGATATTGTGACTATGTCCTTTATGGTAAAAATGGAAAAGTTCTAGCAATTGTTGAGGCCAAAAAGGCAGCTGTAAATCCAGAAGTGGGGGAGGTGCAGGTCAAGGAATATGCTGAAGCTCTTGAGAAACAAATCGGCTATAGGCCAATTTGCTTTATTACGAATGGTTTAAAGCACTACATACTTGATGGTGTTAATCGTCGGAAGATTGCAGGGTTCTACTCTCAAGAGGAGTTGCAACTTTTGATGGACAGACGTCACTTGCAGAAACCACTCGAGGATATTTCTAGCAAAATTAGGGACGACATTTCTGGACGTCATTATCAGAAACATGCGATTACAAGTGTCTGTGAAGCATTCTCCAATAATCGGAGACAGGCACTCTTAGTCATGGCAACTGGGTCTGGGAAAACCCGTACAGCGGTTTCCCTAGTTGATATCCTTTCGCGTCATAACTGGGTAAAAAATGTTCTTTTTTTAGCTGATAGAACTTCCCTAGTTAAGCAAGCTTATGATTCGTTTAGGAAATTACTTCCAGATCTTTCAGTTTGTAATTTCTTAGAGGATAAAGATAGTGCTCGATCTAGTCGTATGGTTTTTTCAACCTATCCGACCATGATAGGAGCGATCAGCGATCAAGAAGAAGTAAATCAACGACCCTTTACTGTTGGGCACTTTGATCTCATCATAATTGATGAATCTCACCGTTCTATTTATCAGAAATACAAATCAATTTTTGATTATTTTGATGCAAGGATTGTAGGATTAACTGCCACTCCGCGTCAAGATTTGGATAAAAATACCTATGGTTTCTTTAACTTGGAGAATGGTGTTCCAACATATGCATACGATCTGGAAGAGGCTGTAAAAGATGGTTATTTAGTAGCTTATCATTCGATTGAAACTAAGTTAAAACTGCCAACGGATGGTCTACATTATGATGATTTATCCCAAGACGAAAAAGAATATTTTGATAGCCAATTTGAAGATGGTAGTTCTGAGAAAGATATTGATCCTGAGGATTTTAATACCTCTATTTTCAATAGAAAAACAGTCAAAATTGTTCTAGATGAACTAATGACAAGAGGAATTCAGACAGCTTCAGGTGACGAAATTGGTAAAACCATTATCTTTGCTAAAAACCATCGACACGCTGAATACATCAGAGATATTTTTAACGAACGCTATCCTGAAAAAGGAAGCGATTATGCTCAAGTGATTGATTATAGCATTAAGCATTATCAAACCTTAATTGATAATTTTAAAATTAAGGAGAAATACCCTCAAATTGCAATTTCTGTTGATATGTTGGATACAGGTATTGATGTACCAGAGGTTGTTAATTTAATCTTTTTCAAGAAAGTGCGTTCTAAAACTAAGTTTTGGCAGATGATTGGCCGTGGAACCCGTCTTTGTAAAGATTTATTTGGCCCTGAGCAGGATAAGGAAAATTTCTTGGTATTTGATTATGGTGATAATTTTGAATATTTCAAAGCTGATCCAAGAGAAGGAGATGGCCGTCACATTGTTTCTCTGACTCAACGTTTGTTTAACATCAAGGTAGACTTGATTCGAGAACTGCAGGGGCTTCATTATCAAGATAATCAGTTTGCTAGAGAATACCGTCAACAACTCGTCTCAGAGCTTCATGAACGTATGGTGAGCTTAAATGAGTTAGACTTTAGGGTTCGTATGGTCTTAGATACAGTTTATACTTACAGAAAGTTGGAAAATTGGCAAAATCTAACGACCGTCACAAGTGAAACAATCCAGAAAGATCTTTCTCCGCTTCTATTTGAAGAAAATAAAGAGGACGAGATGGCGAGACGATTTGATTTATGGCTGTTTCAGATACAGTTAGGACAACTGTTGGCTAAGCCAGCAACTGTCCATATATCTCAAGTTATGAAAACAGCTAAAGCTCTTGCCAGGGTTGGCAATATACCACAAGTTTTTGCACAGGCTGAAATTATAAGGAAAGTACAAGAACCTGAATTTTGGGAAGAAGTTAGTTTATCCGAGTTGGAAAAAATACGCCTTGCGCTTCGAGATTTACTACAGTTTTTGGATAAACCGGAACGCACTGTATATTATGTCAATTTTGATGATCATATTCTTTCCACTGTCCATGATACTAAGCCATATTTACAAGTCAATGACCTGCGATCTTATAATGAAAAAGTTGAACATTATTTGAAAACTCATCTAGATGATGAAGCAATTTCTAAGTTATACCATAATGAAAAATTGACCTCTCAAGATTTACTTGCACTTGAAACATTGCTATGGGAAAAATTAGGTAGCAAGTCAGATTACCAACAACATTATGAAAATAAGGCAATTCCTAGATTGGTTCGTGAGATTATTGGTTTAGATAGAGAGGCTGCCAATCAAGTTTTTTCTAAATTTTTATCGGATGAAAGTCTCAATGCCAAGCAGATTTCCTTTGTGAAATTGATTGTTGATTACATTGTAGAGAATGGTTGCTTAGAGACCAAAGTTTTAACACAAGAGCCGTTTAAATCGTATGGTTCAGTTCAACTACTCTTTCAACACCAACTCCCTATACTTCGTAATATTGTCCAAACAATTGAACTCATTAATGATCGAGCTGGAGAAGCAGCATAA
- a CDS encoding nucleotidyltransferase, translated as MQTEEEMNVLVPKKLAEIERDYDVTVLWAIESGSRAWGFESPDSDFDVRFIYKHKQDFYLRLNEQRDVIELPIDDTWDVSGWDLDKTLKLLYKSNPTLFEWLQSPIVYQQTDFIERVLPLVNQYFSEKKMLHHYLNTARTQTNKHLSGDKVKPKKYFYALRPILACRWIEKYHSVPPILFDDLVKELLPSQMQEHVSRLLDIKINGPEGMEIEPIKPIQDYILANIQELDAYVQSFIEGKKDWKALNQFFLEELGHD; from the coding sequence ATGCAAACGGAAGAAGAAATGAATGTTCTGGTACCTAAAAAATTAGCAGAAATTGAGCGTGATTACGATGTCACAGTTTTGTGGGCTATCGAGTCTGGTAGTCGTGCTTGGGGATTTGAGTCTCCTGATAGTGACTTTGATGTGCGATTTATCTACAAACACAAGCAGGATTTTTATCTCCGTTTGAATGAACAGCGCGATGTTATCGAGCTACCAATTGACGATACTTGGGACGTGAGTGGCTGGGATTTAGACAAGACTTTAAAACTCCTTTATAAGTCAAATCCAACACTATTTGAATGGTTACAGTCTCCAATTGTTTATCAACAAACGGATTTTATTGAGCGCGTACTTCCACTTGTCAACCAGTATTTTTCTGAGAAAAAAATGCTCCACCATTACTTGAACACTGCAAGAACTCAAACAAATAAGCATCTTTCTGGAGACAAGGTCAAACCTAAAAAGTATTTCTATGCGCTTCGTCCTATTTTAGCCTGTCGCTGGATTGAAAAATACCATTCTGTTCCACCGATTTTGTTTGATGATTTGGTCAAAGAATTACTTCCGTCTCAAATGCAGGAGCATGTATCAAGATTGCTAGACATTAAGATAAATGGGCCTGAAGGTATGGAAATTGAGCCTATAAAGCCAATTCAAGATTATATTTTAGCTAATATCCAAGAGCTGGATGCATATGTTCAAAGTTTTATCGAGGGAAAGAAAGACTGGAAAGCTCTAAATCAATTTTTCCTTGAAGAATTAGGGCATGACTGA
- a CDS encoding phosphate ABC transporter substrate-binding protein: MIQFFILLGYFALTLYLQLSGKLSHYINLHYSYLVYISMILSLLLALVQFYIWIKKINSHSHLESRRARRISILLLSLPLLIGVAFPTVSLDSRTVSAKGYHFPLAEGINTAIQASEGTSSQYLKPDTSTYFSKSAYEKEMRSTADKYLSQSTIQVTDENYMEVMEVLYDYPQEFEGKKIEFTGFVYNDPSHPDSQFLFRFGIIHCIADSGVYGLLTKGNSRQYPDNTWITARGTLTLHYHKELKQKLPTLEVESFTKVDKPENPYVYRVF; the protein is encoded by the coding sequence ATGATCCAATTTTTCATTTTACTGGGTTATTTTGCTCTAACTCTGTATCTGCAGCTATCTGGCAAGCTCAGTCACTACATCAACCTCCACTATTCCTATCTAGTCTATATCTCCATGATCCTTTCTCTTCTGTTGGCTCTGGTCCAATTCTATATCTGGATCAAGAAAATCAACTCTCACAGCCATTTGGAAAGTCGTCGTGCTAGACGAATCAGTATCCTTTTACTGTCACTACCTCTGTTGATTGGGGTTGCCTTTCCGACCGTAAGTTTGGACTCGAGAACTGTATCTGCCAAAGGTTATCATTTCCCACTTGCTGAGGGAATCAACACAGCCATTCAGGCAAGCGAAGGAACATCCAGTCAATACCTCAAACCCGATACCAGCACCTATTTTTCCAAATCTGCTTATGAAAAGGAAATGAGGTCTACAGCTGATAAATACCTCTCCCAGTCAACCATTCAGGTTACAGATGAAAACTATATGGAGGTCATGGAAGTTCTCTATGACTATCCTCAGGAGTTTGAAGGAAAGAAAATCGAGTTTACAGGCTTTGTTTATAACGATCCTAGCCATCCAGATAGCCAATTCCTCTTTCGCTTTGGGATTATCCACTGTATCGCAGACTCTGGTGTATATGGACTCCTGACCAAGGGAAACTCACGCCAGTATCCTGACAATACCTGGATTACCGCTAGAGGAACCCTGACCCTCCACTACCATAAAGAACTCAAACAAAAACTCCCAACACTAGAGGTTGAGAGTTTCACAAAAGTAGACAAACCAGAAAATCCTTATGTATATCGCGTGTTTTAA
- a CDS encoding membrane protein, which produces MTIFQSLPPSVLQAGAIFLSIMIEALPFVLIGSLISGLIEVYITPDKVYEFLPRNRWGRIFFGTFIGFLFPSCECGIVPIINRFLEKKVPSYTAVPFLVTAPIINPIVLFATYSAFGNSIKLAFLRALGAIVIALILGIFLGFFWKEPIQKENPIACHEHDFSHLGPARKVFQIFIQAIDEFFDMGRYLVFGCLFAAIVQVYVPTRILTSISASPVLAILLLMFLAFLLSLCSEADAFIGASLLSSFGLAPVLAFLVIGPMLDIKNLLMMKHYLKARFILQFMGIVTVFVLLYSYMIGVML; this is translated from the coding sequence ATGACGATTTTCCAATCTCTTCCTCCTAGTGTATTACAAGCGGGAGCTATTTTTCTCTCCATCATGATTGAAGCCCTTCCTTTTGTCTTGATTGGGAGTCTCATTTCGGGATTGATTGAGGTCTATATCACACCTGATAAAGTTTATGAGTTTCTCCCTCGCAATCGTTGGGGGAGGATCTTTTTTGGTACCTTCATTGGCTTTCTCTTTCCTTCTTGCGAATGTGGTATCGTTCCGATTATCAATCGTTTTCTGGAAAAGAAAGTGCCCAGCTACACAGCGGTTCCTTTTCTGGTGACTGCTCCCATCATCAATCCTATCGTTCTTTTCGCCACATATTCTGCCTTTGGCAATTCAATAAAACTTGCCTTCTTGCGAGCTCTGGGAGCTATTGTGATTGCTTTGATTCTGGGGATTTTCCTAGGATTTTTCTGGAAGGAACCCATTCAAAAAGAGAATCCTATCGCTTGCCATGAACATGACTTTTCACACTTGGGTCCCGCTAGAAAAGTGTTTCAGATCTTTATACAAGCTATTGATGAGTTTTTCGATATGGGGCGTTACTTGGTCTTTGGCTGTCTCTTTGCGGCTATCGTGCAGGTCTATGTCCCGACTCGGATCTTGACCTCTATCAGTGCTAGTCCAGTCCTTGCGATTCTCTTGCTCATGTTTCTAGCCTTTCTCCTCTCTCTTTGTAGCGAGGCGGACGCCTTTATCGGCGCTTCTCTCCTCTCGAGCTTCGGCCTAGCGCCAGTCCTTGCCTTTCTGGTCATTGGCCCCATGCTTGATATCAAAAATCTCCTCATGATGAAACACTATCTCAAAGCGCGCTTCATCTTGCAATTCATGGGCATCGTGACAGTGTTTGTCTTGCTTTATTCTTACATGATAGGAGTGATGCTATGA
- a CDS encoding sprT-like protein, translated as MKLTEYVQSVSLEDFGRPFIHQAQWNPRLRTTGGRFFPKDGHLDFNPKVYNELGLEVFRKIVRHELCHYHLYFQQKGYRHKDRDFKELLKEVDGLRFVPPLKDQNTYLVYQCQSCQQSYQRKRRIDTKRYRCGVCRGKLVILNRPKD; from the coding sequence ATGAAACTAACTGAGTACGTTCAGTCTGTTTCCCTCGAAGACTTTGGTAGACCTTTTATACACCAAGCCCAGTGGAATCCTCGTCTGCGAACGACAGGTGGGCGATTTTTCCCCAAGGATGGGCATTTGGATTTTAATCCCAAGGTTTATAATGAACTTGGTTTGGAGGTTTTTCGGAAGATCGTGCGCCATGAACTCTGTCACTACCACCTGTATTTTCAGCAAAAGGGGTATCGACATAAGGACCGAGATTTTAAGGAACTTTTGAAAGAAGTGGATGGACTGCGCTTTGTTCCCCCTTTAAAAGACCAAAATACCTACCTAGTCTATCAGTGTCAATCCTGCCAGCAAAGTTATCAGCGTAAGAGAAGAATCGACACAAAACGCTATCGCTGTGGCGTCTGCCGTGGTAAACTCGTCATCTTAAATCGGCCTAAGGACTGA
- a CDS encoding membrane protein → MNNKFYKMKRNSMVSGVLAGLSDKWNFDVTLVRFLFAIFTISNFGIGVIIYIILASILPTKEEIEAEMYGTGPRKRKEAEAIDDNDGRFW, encoded by the coding sequence ATGAATAACAAATTTTATAAAATGAAACGAAACAGTATGGTATCGGGAGTTTTAGCTGGTCTATCAGACAAGTGGAATTTTGATGTAACTCTAGTCCGCTTTCTCTTTGCCATTTTTACCATATCAAATTTTGGGATTGGCGTGATTATTTACATCATCCTCGCCTCTATCCTGCCAACTAAGGAAGAGATTGAAGCAGAAATGTATGGAACAGGACCACGCAAACGCAAGGAAGCCGAAGCCATTGATGACAATGATGGACGGTTTTGGTGA